A window from Pokkaliibacter sp. MBI-7 encodes these proteins:
- a CDS encoding FAD-binding oxidoreductase, with amino-acid sequence MPPMSMLQDYPRSFYSHTAQREGLPPFPPLQGSQEIDVCIVGGGITGLAAALELRRLGYQVMLLEGERLGWGASGRSGGQVLTSYACEMGPIEAQLGFDDAKKLWDMSVEAVQLVRDHINEFKIDCDWFDGAAVAGLKPRHMDGLKHWFDDISERYQYPHLQLLNQSDLSQLINSDQYIGAITDSFSGHLHPLNYTLGLAKAVYDSGVIIHEQSRVTSLQRGASPVVHTATGSVKCRHLILGGNAYLGQLVPELASKVMPVGTYIVSTEVLGEERLRRLLPGYYAISDANFVLDYYRPTGDHRLLFGGRVSYSGVQPPDLSSGLRRRMLKVFPSLHDVKIEFAWGGMVDITVNRAPHFGRLGNDPIYFAQGFSGHGMALTNLAGKIMAEAIHGESQRLDIFGRLKHQSFPGGRWLRTPSLVLAMMYYRLRDLL; translated from the coding sequence ATGCCGCCAATGTCAATGCTTCAGGACTATCCACGCTCTTTCTACAGCCACACTGCACAACGAGAAGGCCTTCCCCCTTTCCCGCCGTTGCAGGGCAGCCAGGAGATTGATGTCTGCATTGTCGGTGGCGGTATTACCGGCCTTGCGGCAGCGCTGGAGCTACGCCGTCTGGGTTATCAGGTCATGCTGCTGGAGGGGGAACGTCTCGGCTGGGGCGCTTCTGGGCGCAGTGGCGGTCAGGTACTGACCAGCTATGCCTGTGAAATGGGACCGATTGAAGCACAGCTGGGCTTCGACGATGCCAAAAAGCTGTGGGACATGTCGGTGGAAGCCGTACAACTGGTTCGCGACCATATCAACGAGTTCAAGATCGATTGTGACTGGTTCGATGGCGCCGCCGTGGCAGGCCTCAAGCCCCGGCATATGGATGGACTGAAACACTGGTTTGATGACATCAGCGAGCGGTATCAGTATCCCCATCTCCAGCTGCTCAACCAGAGTGATCTGTCACAACTGATCAACAGTGACCAGTACATTGGTGCCATCACCGATAGCTTTAGTGGGCACTTACATCCACTGAACTACACGCTGGGACTGGCCAAAGCCGTTTATGACAGTGGCGTTATCATTCACGAACAGAGCCGTGTAACCTCCCTGCAGCGGGGGGCCAGCCCCGTGGTGCATACTGCCACTGGCAGCGTGAAATGCCGCCATCTGATTCTGGGAGGCAATGCCTATCTGGGGCAGCTAGTGCCTGAACTGGCCTCCAAAGTGATGCCTGTCGGCACCTATATCGTGTCTACGGAAGTGCTTGGTGAGGAGCGACTGCGTCGTTTGCTGCCTGGCTACTACGCTATCTCGGATGCCAATTTCGTCCTCGACTACTATCGCCCGACCGGCGACCATCGTCTACTGTTCGGTGGCCGCGTCAGTTACTCCGGCGTCCAGCCCCCTGATCTCAGCAGTGGTCTGCGCCGTCGCATGCTGAAAGTCTTCCCGTCACTGCACGATGTCAAAATCGAATTTGCCTGGGGAGGCATGGTGGATATCACCGTCAACCGTGCCCCTCACTTCGGTCGACTAGGAAATGACCCGATTTACTTTGCACAGGGCTTCTCTGGGCACGGTATGGCACTGACGAATCTTGCCGGCAAAATCATGGCAGAAGCCATTCACGGCGAGAGCCAGCGTCTGGATATCTTCGGCAGGCTCAAGCACCAGAGCTTCCCCGGAGGGCGCTGGTTACGCACACCTTCGCTGGTGCTGGCGATGATGTACTACCGCTTGCGTGATTTGCTGTAA
- a CDS encoding amino acid ABC transporter permease codes for MQKQPNQMLWQGVYLVIVVAFCAVVYASSKHINYNWNWQRVVPYLINTEPQSVRAPFDGTAKVSTDDKTLTLVPDAGGEPVVVKKFSAISVNDGDLIFEGDQVATISNWRIGPITEGMITTLEISLASLVFAVIIGLFIGLGRISRNLAIRQLCITYIEIIRGTPLLVQIFIFYFFIGTVLSLDRFTAGVASLAVFTAAYVAEIVRSGIQSIPPGQMEAARSLGMTYVQAMVNVILPQAFKRTLPPMAGQFINLIKDSSLVSVISITDLTKAGREVVSATFAPFEVWFTVALLYLVMTGALSWMIQRLEKKLAASD; via the coding sequence ATGCAAAAACAGCCTAACCAAATGCTTTGGCAAGGCGTGTATCTGGTGATAGTGGTAGCCTTCTGTGCTGTGGTCTACGCCTCCAGTAAACACATCAACTACAACTGGAACTGGCAGCGTGTCGTTCCCTACCTGATCAATACCGAGCCGCAATCGGTTCGTGCGCCCTTTGACGGTACCGCCAAAGTCAGTACTGACGACAAGACCCTCACACTGGTGCCCGATGCCGGTGGCGAGCCGGTAGTGGTGAAGAAGTTCAGTGCGATTTCGGTGAACGATGGTGATCTGATTTTTGAAGGTGACCAGGTGGCCACCATCAGCAACTGGCGCATCGGCCCTATCACCGAAGGCATGATCACCACTCTGGAGATCTCGCTGGCATCGCTGGTGTTTGCGGTGATCATCGGTCTGTTTATCGGCCTTGGCCGTATCTCCCGCAATCTGGCTATCCGCCAGCTGTGTATCACCTATATCGAGATCATCCGCGGCACGCCGCTGCTGGTGCAGATCTTTATTTTCTACTTCTTTATCGGCACCGTGCTGTCACTGGACCGCTTTACCGCCGGTGTGGCATCGCTGGCGGTGTTCACCGCAGCGTATGTGGCGGAAATCGTCCGCTCCGGTATCCAGTCGATTCCACCCGGACAGATGGAAGCGGCCCGCTCGCTGGGCATGACCTATGTGCAGGCGATGGTCAACGTCATCCTGCCGCAGGCCTTCAAACGTACCCTGCCACCCATGGCCGGTCAGTTTATCAACCTGATCAAGGACTCCTCGCTGGTGTCGGTTATCTCCATCACCGACCTGACCAAAGCCGGTCGTGAAGTGGTCTCCGCCACTTTTGCTCCGTTTGAGGTGTGGTTCACCGTGGCGCTGCTGTATCTGGTGATGACCGGCGCGTTGTCATGGATGATCCAGCGTCTGGAAAAGAAACTGGCAGCCAGCGATTAA
- a CDS encoding amino acid ABC transporter ATP-binding protein, whose amino-acid sequence MIIAKDVDKIYPNGCHALKKVSASIKKGEVVVIIGPSGSGKSTFLRTLNQLETISSGSIVIDQVDMYGKNTNINKLREHVGMVFQSFNLFPHKSALHNVMMAPLKVSKRAKSEVEEHAKALMKKVGLAERMNNYPSQLSGGQQQRVAIARALCMKPKIMLFDEPTSALDPEMVGEVLDVMKSLAKEGMTMVVVTHEMGFAREVADRVLFMEDGELLVEDTPDKFFHNPTHPRLQRFLSQVL is encoded by the coding sequence ATCATCATCGCCAAAGATGTCGACAAGATTTACCCCAATGGCTGCCATGCCCTGAAAAAGGTCTCGGCTTCCATCAAGAAGGGCGAAGTGGTGGTGATTATCGGGCCGTCGGGCTCCGGCAAGTCCACCTTCCTGCGGACCCTGAACCAGCTGGAAACCATCTCCAGTGGTAGTATCGTCATCGATCAGGTCGATATGTACGGCAAAAATACCAATATCAACAAGCTGCGTGAGCATGTGGGTATGGTGTTCCAGAGCTTTAACCTGTTCCCGCACAAGAGCGCCCTGCACAACGTGATGATGGCGCCGCTGAAAGTCTCCAAACGGGCTAAAAGTGAGGTGGAAGAACATGCTAAGGCGCTGATGAAGAAAGTCGGTCTGGCCGAGCGCATGAACAACTACCCCAGCCAGCTGTCGGGCGGTCAGCAGCAGCGTGTGGCTATTGCCCGGGCACTGTGCATGAAGCCGAAAATCATGCTGTTTGATGAGCCCACCTCGGCGCTGGACCCGGAAATGGTCGGTGAAGTGCTGGATGTTATGAAGAGTCTGGCCAAAGAAGGCATGACCATGGTGGTGGTGACCCACGAAATGGGCTTTGCCCGTGAAGTGGCTGACCGGGTGCTGTTCATGGAAGACGGCGAACTGCTGGTGGAAGATACCCCGGACAAGTTCTTCCATAACCCCACTCACCCGCGCCTGCAGCGTTTCCTGTCGCAGGTGTTGTGA
- a CDS encoding D-2-hydroxyacid dehydrogenase family protein, whose protein sequence is MKITILDDYQGVALSMADWSEVHKLAEVRVCRELLTGEALQAAISDADIICAMRERTLFDRAQLQQLPKLKLLITSGMRNAAIDMDAARELGIVVSGTPNNGAAAAEHTWALILAAVRHIPLEDQRIRQGQWQTTVGGDLKGKTLGIVGLGNLGQQVARVAQVFGMKVLAWSPNLTAERAAAAGVEYADKQRLLQQSDIVTLHMKLSESTHHLLQADDLALMPAHGILINTSRGQLVEENALITALSNGKIAAAGLDVFDQEPIAPDHPLLKLSNTVLTSHVGFVTRETYTLFYQGMVDAIVAFCQGAPTKVLNG, encoded by the coding sequence ATGAAAATAACGATACTGGACGATTATCAGGGTGTCGCTCTGAGTATGGCCGACTGGAGTGAGGTGCATAAGCTGGCTGAAGTGAGGGTCTGTCGCGAGTTGCTGACAGGCGAGGCACTGCAGGCGGCTATCTCGGATGCGGATATTATCTGCGCCATGCGTGAGCGTACCCTGTTCGACAGGGCACAACTACAGCAGTTACCCAAACTGAAGTTGCTGATTACATCGGGGATGCGTAACGCAGCCATCGATATGGATGCGGCCAGAGAGCTGGGAATCGTCGTCAGTGGGACGCCTAACAATGGGGCTGCTGCAGCTGAACATACCTGGGCACTGATTCTGGCGGCTGTACGTCATATCCCCCTGGAAGATCAGCGAATTCGGCAGGGGCAGTGGCAAACTACTGTGGGTGGCGATCTCAAAGGGAAAACACTGGGGATTGTAGGGCTCGGCAATCTCGGTCAGCAGGTTGCCAGGGTGGCTCAGGTATTCGGCATGAAGGTGCTGGCCTGGAGCCCAAATCTGACAGCAGAGCGCGCTGCGGCAGCGGGAGTGGAGTATGCCGATAAGCAACGTCTGTTGCAGCAGTCCGATATCGTTACGTTGCATATGAAGCTGAGTGAGTCCACGCACCATTTGCTGCAGGCGGATGATCTGGCATTGATGCCAGCTCATGGGATTCTGATCAATACATCACGCGGGCAGCTCGTAGAGGAGAATGCTCTCATTACCGCTCTGAGTAACGGCAAGATCGCGGCAGCGGGGCTGGACGTATTTGATCAGGAGCCCATTGCACCGGATCACCCCTTGCTCAAGCTGAGCAATACGGTGTTGACCTCTCACGTAGGCTTCGTTACCAGGGAAACCTATACCCTGTTTTATCAGGGGATGGTTGATGCCATTGTTGCATTTTGTCAGGGGGCGCCTACCAAAGTACTCAATGGCTAA
- a CDS encoding glutamine synthetase family protein codes for MVSIQDWFKENKIIEVEAIVPDVSGVARGKIVPAEKYSQENGMRLPEGIFLQTVAGDFPDEYYDDTIKTDGDIILRPDLSTLCLVPWATEPTAQVIHDAYHHDGRMVDIAPRYVLQRVLKLYEERGWKPVVAPELEFFLVKPNTDSDYPLEPPVGRSGRPESGRQSYSIDAVNEFEPLVEDVYNYCEKQGLEIDTLIHEAGAAQLEINLLHGNALTLADQAFRFKRTMRETALRHSMYATFMAKPMQGQPGSAMHIHQSVVDAATGENIFSQKDGQPSAHFHAYIAGLQKYTPAVMAMLAPNVNSYRRLGPNSGAPVNVNWGYDNRTAAFRVPMSSPEARRVENRLPGADANPYLAMAATLACGYLGLIEGQMPSQPSDAHLQASADDLPQTLNEALRLFGGCEVLRDVLGDRFVEAYRAVKHAEYLTFWQVISSWEREYLLLNV; via the coding sequence ATGGTTTCCATACAAGATTGGTTTAAAGAGAACAAAATCATAGAAGTAGAGGCTATCGTTCCCGATGTCTCGGGGGTTGCTCGCGGCAAAATTGTGCCTGCAGAAAAATACTCTCAGGAAAATGGTATGCGCCTGCCTGAGGGTATTTTTCTGCAGACGGTAGCCGGTGATTTTCCCGATGAGTATTACGATGACACCATCAAAACCGATGGGGATATCATTCTGCGGCCCGATTTAAGCACGCTTTGTCTGGTGCCCTGGGCAACGGAACCGACGGCACAGGTGATTCACGATGCCTATCATCATGATGGCCGGATGGTGGATATTGCTCCCCGCTATGTCCTGCAGCGCGTGCTGAAGCTGTATGAAGAGCGTGGCTGGAAGCCTGTTGTCGCACCAGAGCTGGAGTTTTTCCTGGTGAAACCCAACACTGATTCGGATTATCCCCTTGAGCCGCCTGTCGGTCGTTCGGGGCGTCCTGAGTCTGGGCGCCAGTCTTACAGTATCGATGCGGTAAACGAGTTCGAGCCACTGGTCGAGGATGTATACAACTACTGCGAAAAGCAGGGGCTGGAAATTGATACCCTGATCCACGAAGCAGGGGCCGCTCAGCTGGAAATCAACCTGCTGCATGGCAATGCGCTGACGCTGGCCGATCAGGCCTTCCGGTTTAAGCGGACCATGCGTGAAACCGCTCTGCGTCACAGTATGTATGCCACTTTTATGGCGAAACCCATGCAAGGGCAACCAGGGAGCGCCATGCATATCCACCAGAGCGTGGTGGACGCAGCGACGGGAGAAAATATCTTCAGTCAGAAGGATGGCCAGCCATCAGCACACTTCCACGCTTATATCGCCGGGCTGCAAAAATACACGCCTGCGGTAATGGCGATGCTTGCGCCGAACGTCAACTCTTATCGCCGCCTCGGGCCAAATAGTGGCGCGCCAGTCAACGTGAACTGGGGATACGACAACCGTACTGCTGCCTTCCGCGTGCCAATGTCATCACCTGAAGCTCGACGGGTAGAAAACCGCCTGCCGGGTGCGGATGCCAATCCCTATCTGGCGATGGCGGCCACGCTGGCCTGTGGCTATCTTGGGTTGATTGAAGGGCAGATGCCCAGTCAGCCCAGTGATGCACACTTACAGGCTAGTGCCGATGATCTGCCGCAAACCCTGAATGAGGCGCTGCGCTTGTTCGGTGGCTGTGAAGTATTGCGTGATGTGCTGGGTGATCGTTTTGTTGAGGCGTACAGAGCCGTTAAACATGCGGAATACCTGACCTTCTGGCAGGTAATCAGCTCCTGGGAGCGCGAATACCTGTTGCTCAACGTGTAG
- a CDS encoding adenylate/guanylate cyclase domain-containing protein: MRLSSYWRKHYRQIIGGCLLMLLIAALQVAYVSSSTDSIAVLKRIDGILYDFRLKSTLRWRPHSSLPIVIVDIDERSLREQGRWPWSRDKVAQMLANLAQAGTAVVAFDILFAEPQNNPVQLVMAHVQDPQIRQQLAPLAGQLDADQALARHLQDTDTVLGILFQDDSNVIRGELPSAVLTTDNSSKPLAVASFPGYLANIEVLQQRAAGTGFINSTPDDDGFIRSAALLMAHQGILYPSLALEAARLYTLSDSFNVDTAEIGDYRSIIGVDVGGKRVPTDTFGRVLIPYRGAAYSYPYVSATDAVSGHLPAGVFSNAIVFVGTSAVGNADLRATPVGVLYPGVEVHANVFEGLLNPELLPVHPDWADGALLVLMLLVGSVLNALLPLLGPLAMAINGTLLVTAVVLINGYLWVVWRLDVPLTLSLLLITALTVFHMASGFFGEARQRRRIKSIFDQYVPPAHIERMLNHPEGLGMDGERREMTVLFSDIRGFTSISEKLGASELKSVLNRFFSPITKAIFEHQGTIDKYVGDMVMAFWNAPLEDPAHAEHAVETAFAMLKITDELQRVFELERLPAIDIGIGINTGDMNVGDMGSSYRRAYTVIGDAVNLGSRLEGLTKFYGVRLLVSEFTQAQCPDWAFMPVDRVKVKGKQLPVSIYEPLGRLAHLTEAQRYELSRFNQALTHYFAQQWNAAESLLLELQHQTEHQSLHLLYLERVRALRQAPPGDDWDGSYAHTSK; encoded by the coding sequence ATGCGCCTGAGCAGCTACTGGCGCAAACACTACCGTCAGATCATCGGTGGCTGTCTGCTGATGCTGCTTATCGCTGCTCTGCAGGTAGCGTATGTTTCCTCCTCGACCGACAGCATTGCCGTACTGAAACGGATAGACGGCATCCTCTATGACTTCCGGCTGAAGTCGACACTCCGCTGGCGCCCTCACTCCAGCCTGCCCATTGTCATTGTCGACATCGATGAGCGTAGCCTGCGTGAACAGGGGCGCTGGCCATGGAGCCGCGACAAGGTAGCGCAGATGCTGGCCAATCTGGCTCAGGCAGGAACCGCCGTGGTGGCCTTCGACATTCTGTTTGCCGAACCGCAGAACAATCCTGTGCAGCTGGTCATGGCACACGTACAGGATCCTCAGATCAGGCAACAGCTGGCCCCTCTGGCTGGACAGCTGGATGCTGATCAGGCGCTGGCCCGTCACTTGCAAGATACGGATACCGTGCTCGGTATCCTGTTTCAGGATGACAGCAACGTGATTCGTGGTGAATTGCCGTCAGCGGTGCTGACAACAGACAACAGCAGTAAACCGCTGGCCGTTGCCAGCTTTCCAGGCTATCTGGCTAATATCGAGGTGCTACAGCAGCGCGCAGCAGGTACAGGTTTCATCAACAGTACTCCGGACGACGACGGTTTCATCCGTTCGGCCGCGCTGCTGATGGCCCATCAAGGCATTCTCTACCCCTCATTAGCTCTGGAGGCCGCGCGGCTCTACACCCTGTCGGATAGTTTCAACGTGGACACGGCGGAGATTGGAGACTATCGCTCCATCATTGGTGTCGATGTGGGCGGCAAGCGAGTACCGACCGATACCTTTGGCAGGGTGCTGATCCCTTATCGGGGTGCTGCCTACAGCTACCCTTATGTTTCAGCAACGGATGCAGTGAGCGGGCACTTACCAGCGGGCGTATTCAGTAATGCCATTGTATTTGTCGGCACGTCTGCCGTTGGTAACGCTGACCTGCGCGCCACGCCCGTCGGTGTGCTCTACCCCGGAGTGGAGGTCCATGCCAACGTCTTTGAAGGGCTGCTCAACCCGGAGCTGTTACCTGTCCATCCCGATTGGGCAGATGGCGCCCTGCTGGTGCTGATGTTGCTGGTTGGCAGTGTACTGAATGCGCTATTACCTCTGCTGGGGCCACTGGCCATGGCCATCAATGGCACTCTGCTGGTGACTGCCGTGGTGCTGATCAATGGCTACCTGTGGGTAGTATGGCGCCTGGATGTGCCGCTGACGCTGAGCCTGTTACTGATCACCGCGCTCACCGTCTTTCACATGGCATCCGGATTCTTTGGTGAGGCCCGCCAGCGGCGTCGCATCAAGTCGATTTTTGATCAGTATGTCCCGCCAGCCCATATCGAGCGCATGCTGAATCACCCGGAAGGGCTGGGAATGGACGGCGAACGCCGTGAGATGACCGTGCTGTTTTCCGATATTCGTGGCTTTACCAGTATTTCCGAAAAACTGGGGGCCAGTGAGCTGAAGTCCGTACTGAACCGGTTCTTCTCCCCCATAACCAAGGCCATCTTTGAACATCAGGGCACTATCGACAAATACGTCGGCGACATGGTGATGGCGTTCTGGAATGCTCCTCTGGAAGACCCGGCGCATGCCGAACATGCGGTAGAAACGGCTTTTGCCATGCTGAAGATTACCGATGAACTGCAACGGGTATTTGAGCTTGAAAGGCTGCCAGCCATTGATATCGGCATTGGTATCAATACCGGCGATATGAACGTCGGCGATATGGGCTCCAGTTACCGACGGGCCTATACGGTGATCGGCGATGCGGTCAATCTGGGCTCACGCCTTGAAGGGCTGACCAAATTTTATGGGGTCCGTTTGCTGGTCAGTGAGTTCACTCAGGCGCAATGTCCTGACTGGGCCTTTATGCCAGTCGACAGGGTGAAGGTCAAAGGTAAACAGCTACCTGTCTCGATATATGAACCGCTGGGCAGACTTGCACACCTCACCGAGGCACAGCGCTACGAATTGTCGCGTTTTAACCAGGCACTGACGCACTACTTCGCCCAGCAGTGGAACGCAGCTGAAAGCTTATTGCTAGAATTACAGCATCAGACTGAGCATCAATCGCTGCACCTGCTTTATCTGGAAAGAGTGAGAGCCCTGAGACAGGCGCCACCCGGTGATGACTGGGATGGCAGCTACGCCCATACCAGCAAATGA
- a CDS encoding HD family phosphohydrolase — MSQARTTHQDALRHMVDIGIRLSSERDTTKLLEDILQAARDLTNADGGTIYSITDNNQLRFETLINDSLNLYLGGVSGDPIPFPNIPIYHDDGNPNTNALVAVAAATGEIINIEDAYNCSEYDLSAARSMDQKNGYHTLSVLTFPMKNHEGLLNGVLQLINAQEGDKVVPFKPPAIELVQTLTSMASVALNNRHLIDSMESLFQSLTRLIAKAIDEKSPYTGGHCRRVPELTMIFAEAVHNTEQGPLSTFRMTDADRYELSIAGWLHDCGKIATPEYVMDKATKLQTLYDRISLVDAKLEIAKRDLEIRFLKQIYQAERSGDDELCQRLQSELEQQLISIEEDRCFLHKVNIGSEFMAPEDQQRVRHIGKDMQVAIGGEVQNLLSDDEMYNLSIAKGTLTAEERRIVNRHMDITLEMLEALPFPKHLRRVPEYAGGHHEKMDGTGYPRGLTREQMSVPARIMAIADIFEALSASDRPYKNAKKISECLYIMGKLKLSNHIDPDLFDIFIDHKVYLSFAERFLKAEQIDDIDYSKIPGYIPPESRQ; from the coding sequence ATGAGTCAGGCTCGCACCACACATCAAGACGCACTCCGCCATATGGTGGATATTGGCATCCGTTTGTCGTCGGAACGGGACACCACCAAGTTATTGGAAGATATTCTGCAAGCCGCACGAGATCTGACCAATGCCGATGGCGGGACCATTTACTCCATCACCGATAACAATCAGCTCAGATTCGAAACACTGATCAACGACTCCCTGAACCTCTATCTGGGCGGCGTCTCTGGAGACCCCATCCCCTTTCCCAATATTCCGATCTACCACGATGACGGCAATCCCAACACCAATGCACTGGTTGCTGTGGCAGCCGCCACCGGGGAGATCATCAATATCGAGGATGCGTACAATTGCAGTGAGTATGACCTCAGTGCCGCTCGCAGCATGGACCAGAAGAACGGTTATCACACCCTGTCGGTGCTGACGTTCCCGATGAAGAACCATGAAGGATTGCTCAATGGTGTACTGCAGCTGATCAACGCCCAGGAGGGCGACAAGGTGGTTCCCTTCAAACCACCCGCTATCGAGCTGGTACAGACCCTGACATCAATGGCATCGGTGGCGCTCAACAATCGTCATCTGATCGACAGCATGGAGTCCCTGTTCCAGTCCCTGACGCGGCTGATCGCCAAGGCCATTGACGAGAAATCCCCCTATACCGGCGGCCATTGTCGGCGTGTCCCCGAACTGACCATGATTTTTGCCGAGGCGGTGCATAACACCGAACAGGGGCCTCTGTCGACGTTTCGCATGACCGATGCCGACCGCTACGAGCTGTCCATTGCGGGCTGGCTGCACGACTGCGGCAAGATTGCCACACCCGAATACGTGATGGACAAAGCCACCAAATTACAGACGTTATACGACCGCATCAGTCTGGTGGACGCCAAGCTGGAAATTGCCAAGCGCGATCTGGAAATCAGGTTCCTCAAACAGATCTACCAGGCTGAACGCAGTGGTGATGACGAGTTATGTCAGCGGCTGCAAAGTGAGCTGGAACAGCAGCTGATCAGTATCGAAGAAGATCGTTGTTTCCTGCACAAGGTCAATATTGGCAGCGAGTTCATGGCCCCTGAAGATCAGCAACGGGTGCGCCATATCGGCAAGGATATGCAGGTAGCGATCGGCGGCGAGGTGCAGAATCTGTTGAGTGATGATGAGATGTACAACCTTAGTATTGCCAAAGGCACGCTGACAGCCGAGGAGCGCAGGATCGTTAACCGGCACATGGATATCACTCTGGAAATGCTGGAGGCACTGCCCTTCCCCAAACATCTTCGCCGTGTGCCCGAGTATGCAGGTGGTCATCACGAGAAAATGGACGGTACCGGCTATCCGCGCGGACTGACCCGCGAACAGATGTCAGTACCTGCACGCATCATGGCTATCGCTGACATTTTTGAAGCCCTGAGCGCATCAGACCGCCCCTACAAGAACGCCAAAAAGATCAGCGAATGTCTGTACATCATGGGCAAGCTGAAGCTCAGCAATCACATTGACCCCGATCTGTTTGACATCTTTATCGATCACAAGGTCTATCTGAGCTTTGCTGAGCGGTTTCTGAAGGCAGAGCAGATCGACGATATTGATTACAGCAAGATCCCGGGCTATATCCCCCCGGAATCTCGCCAGTAA
- a CDS encoding MBL fold metallo-hydrolase, with amino-acid sequence MHIQFYGVRGSIPAPGQQSVRYGGNTACVLVRNDAGEQLILDAGTGIRQLGTELLTDPRPITLLLSHNHWDHIQGFPFFRPAYQRDREIHIFPGLTTPHEPYAILNQLKGSVFPVPATALAARIQIENTPTSHAWILQGFHIQRCPLNHPGGGSAYLIEADGQRFAYVTDNELNPPNTPVTSFEKWCEFVHGVDLLLHDAQYVPRDMPMKHGWGHSLVSEAVALAQAAAVKHLVLFSYDPERSDDELDAIAAGLATQALPFPVSFAREGMCLSCA; translated from the coding sequence ATGCACATTCAGTTTTACGGTGTGAGAGGCTCCATCCCTGCCCCCGGTCAGCAATCCGTTCGCTACGGCGGTAATACCGCCTGCGTGCTCGTTCGCAACGATGCAGGCGAGCAGCTCATTCTCGATGCAGGCACGGGTATCAGGCAGCTCGGTACTGAGCTGCTGACGGACCCTCGCCCCATTACCCTGCTGCTGTCTCACAATCACTGGGACCATATTCAGGGCTTCCCGTTCTTCCGCCCGGCCTACCAGCGTGATCGTGAAATTCATATTTTTCCCGGACTAACCACGCCCCATGAGCCGTACGCCATTCTTAACCAGCTCAAGGGCAGTGTATTTCCGGTGCCGGCGACAGCCCTGGCGGCACGCATTCAGATAGAGAACACCCCCACCAGCCACGCCTGGATTTTGCAGGGCTTCCACATCCAGCGCTGTCCACTCAATCATCCCGGCGGGGGCAGCGCCTATCTGATTGAAGCGGACGGACAGCGCTTTGCCTACGTCACTGACAACGAACTCAATCCGCCGAACACCCCCGTAACGTCGTTCGAGAAATGGTGCGAATTTGTGCACGGTGTCGACCTGCTGCTGCACGATGCCCAATATGTGCCCAGAGACATGCCGATGAAACACGGCTGGGGCCATTCGCTGGTATCCGAAGCCGTTGCTCTGGCTCAGGCAGCAGCGGTGAAACACCTTGTGCTGTTCAGCTACGACCCGGAGCGCAGTGACGACGAACTGGACGCGATTGCCGCCGGCCTTGCCACCCAGGCCCTGCCCTTCCCTGTCAGCTTTGCCAGAGAAGGTATGTGCCTGTCATGCGCCTGA